In the Pseudanabaena sp. PCC 7367 genome, one interval contains:
- a CDS encoding MlaE family lipid ABC transporter permease subunit has protein sequence MITSLGRWTSKLIRSFFLLGQVTYHLLVYRRLHWRNVLDQMSVVGPESLLITLITASFVGGVFTIQVAREFINFGAQQAIGGVLAIALARELAPVLTAVVIAGRVGSAFAAEIGTMRVTEQIDAMQMLRTNPVDYLVVPRVVAGIIMVPMLTLLGLLTGMTGGFLIARFVYTIPTSIFWNSVRDFTDWWDVISAMIKAGIFGAMIAIIGTNWGMTTSGGAKGVGISTTASVVTSLLAIFIVNFALSWLFFHGPGAAIGSN, from the coding sequence ATGATCACCAGTCTCGGCCGATGGACATCTAAGCTAATCCGCAGCTTTTTTCTGCTCGGACAGGTAACCTATCATCTATTGGTATACCGCCGTTTGCATTGGCGGAATGTGTTGGATCAAATGTCGGTAGTAGGGCCCGAATCGCTCTTGATTACGCTGATCACCGCTAGTTTTGTGGGCGGGGTGTTTACAATCCAGGTGGCGCGGGAGTTTATTAACTTTGGTGCCCAACAGGCGATCGGTGGTGTGTTGGCGATCGCCCTGGCGCGGGAATTGGCTCCGGTACTAACCGCCGTAGTGATCGCGGGTCGGGTTGGCTCTGCCTTTGCGGCCGAGATTGGCACGATGCGAGTAACCGAGCAAATTGATGCCATGCAAATGCTGCGCACTAATCCGGTGGATTATCTGGTGGTGCCCAGGGTGGTGGCGGGGATCATTATGGTGCCCATGTTGACTTTGCTGGGATTGCTCACTGGGATGACTGGAGGCTTTTTGATTGCGCGTTTTGTTTATACAATCCCCACTTCAATCTTCTGGAACTCGGTGCGTGATTTTACCGATTGGTGGGATGTGATTAGTGCAATGATAAAAGCCGGTATTTTTGGCGCAATGATCGCAATTATTGGCACTAACTGGGGCATGACCACTTCTGGTGGCGCAAAGGGCGTGGGCATTTCTACCACAGCTTCGGTGGTAACTTCGCTTTTGGCGATCTTCATTGTGAATTTTGCACTGTCCTGGTTATTCTTTCATGGGCCGGGCGCAGCGATCGGCTCAAATTAG
- a CDS encoding ComEC/Rec2 family competence protein, which produces MAYFAIKPYTSEAKIPDTWSLDAWNQSMNVLIFAILCLAFIGGTFASALSGWLAWLSTLGLGLLMGLVIPVVWRKGPKRWVWFLIGLIACVACLYTQFRTPQPTTNDIANYVPIDKVVVRGTINQDPRLTASDRAKFTMSVDSITLTKSGSEAESESNEGESTTSQLETQPVTGNLYTTISLTQATGLRRGQIVSIEGSLYAPSGATNPGEFDFARYLARQGIFAGLQGRELTLQSEPKFWGGWRLRQRLTRAHVQGLGMPKGGLLSALVLGNRVTDIPYDWRDQFREVGLAWTLAASGFHVALLLGAMLAVSRHSSPQQKFIRGSLVLLIFLILAGGSPSILRAAIMGMGGLVGLVTERRSRPLVGLAFAAVALLIIQPLWIWDLGFQLSFLATLGLIVTATPLTKQMTWLPPLAANALSVPIAAFIWILPLQLFVFGRFSIYNIFTNVLVTPFISIAIIGGLIAGLLGIVFVPLGALASWVLLTPVTAITAIVAWANGLPNAVTNLGTISLWQMLLAYVLIVLVWLHPWWQKRWLIGVVVILAVVFIPTTIAHNSQFRVILLDAGRVPIMVVTHQGETILVNAGNNRTAAYTLLPLLQKSGVNEIDWAIATDPQPDVSKGWANILGSSIEIAKFRDVGGGAASQAYDKLRREMTTSGIDVSSLAVGQILEITPQLKIELVNQSPSVFRIITDRTTWLLIADNDPRAQIKLLDRLEPEVNSSDPSLPTPPKPNLKADILWWNGDEILPEMLAEVAPQVAIASTPIIDEYTIEQMQQAEIRLYWTGRDGAIQWTAQNDIQALSEQQDAAFPL; this is translated from the coding sequence TTGGCATATTTTGCAATTAAGCCTTACACTTCTGAGGCTAAGATACCCGATACCTGGAGCTTAGATGCCTGGAACCAATCGATGAATGTTTTGATTTTTGCCATTCTCTGCCTGGCTTTCATCGGCGGTACCTTTGCTAGCGCCCTCAGTGGTTGGCTAGCCTGGTTGTCTACCCTTGGCTTAGGACTATTGATGGGGTTGGTTATCCCCGTGGTTTGGCGCAAAGGGCCGAAGCGGTGGGTCTGGTTTTTGATTGGTCTAATTGCCTGCGTGGCTTGTTTATATACCCAATTCCGCACCCCCCAGCCCACGACCAATGATATTGCGAACTATGTACCGATCGATAAGGTGGTGGTTAGAGGCACAATCAACCAAGATCCACGCCTGACTGCCAGCGATCGGGCCAAATTTACTATGTCGGTCGATAGTATCACCCTAACAAAGTCTGGCTCTGAAGCTGAATCGGAGTCTAATGAGGGTGAAAGCACCACTAGCCAACTAGAGACTCAACCGGTAACTGGTAATCTCTACACCACCATTTCCCTGACCCAGGCGACTGGACTGAGACGGGGGCAAATAGTGTCGATCGAAGGATCGCTCTATGCTCCCAGCGGCGCAACAAATCCCGGTGAATTTGACTTTGCCAGGTATCTGGCGCGGCAAGGCATCTTTGCTGGCTTACAAGGGCGTGAACTAACCCTGCAAAGTGAACCCAAGTTCTGGGGGGGCTGGCGTTTAAGGCAACGGCTCACCAGAGCCCATGTGCAAGGTCTGGGGATGCCCAAGGGAGGCTTGCTCAGTGCTTTAGTGTTGGGCAATCGCGTCACTGATATCCCCTATGACTGGCGTGACCAGTTCCGTGAAGTTGGGTTGGCCTGGACTCTGGCTGCGTCTGGATTTCACGTGGCGCTGTTGTTGGGGGCAATGCTGGCAGTTTCGCGGCATAGTTCCCCCCAGCAAAAATTTATTCGCGGTAGCCTGGTGCTGTTAATTTTCTTGATTCTAGCTGGCGGTAGCCCTTCGATCCTCAGAGCGGCAATTATGGGGATGGGTGGCCTGGTGGGGTTGGTGACTGAGCGACGCAGTCGGCCATTGGTGGGCTTAGCGTTTGCGGCGGTGGCTTTATTAATTATTCAGCCGTTATGGATCTGGGATCTGGGGTTTCAGCTTAGCTTCCTGGCCACCCTGGGGTTAATTGTCACTGCCACACCCTTGACTAAGCAAATGACCTGGTTACCACCATTGGCTGCCAATGCTTTGTCAGTACCGATCGCTGCGTTTATCTGGATTCTGCCGTTGCAATTATTTGTATTTGGCCGCTTTAGCATCTACAACATTTTTACCAATGTGCTGGTTACCCCATTTATCTCGATCGCCATCATTGGTGGGCTGATCGCCGGGTTACTGGGAATCGTGTTTGTGCCCTTGGGGGCATTGGCCAGTTGGGTGCTATTAACGCCAGTTACGGCAATCACGGCGATCGTCGCTTGGGCGAATGGCCTGCCCAATGCGGTTACTAATTTGGGCACAATTAGCCTCTGGCAGATGCTCCTGGCCTATGTGTTGATCGTGCTGGTGTGGCTCCATCCCTGGTGGCAAAAGCGCTGGCTGATTGGTGTGGTTGTGATTTTGGCTGTGGTGTTTATACCCACCACGATCGCCCATAACAGCCAATTTCGGGTGATTTTGCTGGATGCGGGGCGAGTGCCAATTATGGTGGTCACCCATCAGGGCGAAACTATCCTGGTTAATGCTGGCAACAATCGCACGGCGGCCTATACCTTGCTGCCACTACTGCAAAAATCCGGCGTAAATGAAATTGATTGGGCGATCGCTACTGATCCGCAACCCGATGTGAGCAAGGGCTGGGCAAATATTCTGGGCAGTTCGATCGAAATCGCTAAGTTTCGGGATGTGGGTGGGGGAGCCGCCTCCCAGGCCTATGATAAATTGCGGCGTGAGATGACCACCTCTGGCATTGATGTAAGTTCGTTGGCGGTTGGCCAAATCCTGGAAATTACACCCCAACTCAAAATTGAACTGGTCAATCAGTCCCCTAGTGTGTTCCGGATCATTACCGATCGCACCACCTGGTTGCTCATAGCCGATAACGACCCCCGTGCTCAAATCAAATTACTCGATCGCCTCGAGCCAGAAGTAAATTCAAGCGATCCTTCGTTGCCAACACCACCCAAACCCAATCTCAAGGCTGACATTCTGTGGTGGAATGGTGATGAGATCCTGCCAGAGATGCTCGCGGAAGTAGCACCGCAAGTGGCGATCGCTTCTACGCCCATCATTGACGAGTACACCATTGAGCAAATGCAACAAGCTGAGATCCGGCTCTATTGGACTGGACGTGATGGCGCGATCCAATGGACTGCCCAAAATGACATTCAGGCGCTATCAGAGCAACAAGATGCTGCTTTTCCGCTTTAG
- a CDS encoding photosystem I reaction center protein subunit XI: MDFVKPYGGDPQVGHLSTPISDSGIVRTYINNLPAYRPGLSPLLRGLEIGMAHGYFLVGPEIILGPLRDYPEAANLGGLVTAITLVLLATACLAAYGIVSYQGDKAGTPGTLKSADGWSQFAGGFFIGGAGGAFVAYFLLENFTGIDAILRGLVN; this comes from the coding sequence ATGGATTTCGTAAAACCATATGGCGGAGATCCCCAAGTTGGGCATCTTTCCACTCCCATTAGCGATTCTGGTATTGTCAGGACTTATATCAATAACCTGCCAGCATACCGTCCTGGGCTATCTCCCCTGTTGAGAGGCTTGGAAATTGGTATGGCTCATGGTTATTTCTTGGTTGGCCCTGAAATTATCCTAGGTCCGCTAAGAGACTATCCCGAAGCCGCTAATCTTGGTGGTTTGGTGACTGCGATCACCCTAGTGCTGCTTGCTACGGCCTGTCTTGCTGCCTATGGCATTGTTTCCTACCAGGGTGACAAAGCTGGCACACCAGGCACTTTGAAATCGGCTGATGGTTGGAGTCAGTTTGCCGGTGGATTCTTTATTGGTGGCGCAGGTGGTGCTTTTGTGGCTTACTTCCTGCTTGAAAACTTCACTGGTATTGATGCGATTCTGCGTGGTCTGGTCAACTAG
- a CDS encoding photosystem I reaction center subunit VIII has product MTGSYAASYLPWILIPVICWLLPVVTMGLLFIYIENEA; this is encoded by the coding sequence ATGACAGGTTCATATGCAGCATCATATCTGCCCTGGATTCTAATCCCTGTGATCTGCTGGCTCTTGCCAGTGGTGACCATGGGACTATTGTTCATCTACATTGAAAATGAGGCATAG
- the speA gene encoding biosynthetic arginine decarboxylase has product MAKSIDSPTTNKWTIQDSEELYLINGWGEPYFSINEAGHVTVSPRGDRGGCIDLFDLVSDLRQRGLRLPLLLRFSDILADRIERLNACFARAIARYNYQGVYRGVYPVKVNQQKHLVAELTKFGQPFQFGLEAGSKPELLIAIATLKTPGALLICNGYKDREYVETAMLSQRLGKKPIIVLEQLEEVDLAIAAAQKLGIKPNLGVRAKLSSKGSGRWAESAGDRAKFGLHMWEILTVVEKLAAADLLDSLQLLHFHIGSQISAISTIKDALREAAQIYVQLAKIGANMQYIDVGGGLAVDYDGTKTNSAASKNYNMQNYAYDVVAEIKEACAEGKVEPPTIVSESGRAIASHQSILIFDVLGTSSRPQAGIEPLQPGEHLIIRNLFETLENINAQNYQEAYHDAIQFKGEAASLFGFGYLGLRERARVERLYWECCDRILKIVRQQEHVPDELSDLEISMAQTYYCNLSVFQSIPDNWAIGQMFPIMPIHRLNQEPSNRGTIADLTCDSDGHIKEFIARYSSKEILELHPFDKNDNDPYILGLFLGGAYQEILGDLHNLFGDTDTVHIHITHRGYKVEHVVKGDTMNEVLEYVQYSRGELLESMRRETEAALQEDAITIDEARLLLQNFEHSLDGYTYLSPT; this is encoded by the coding sequence ATGGCAAAATCGATCGACTCACCTACTACTAATAAATGGACGATCCAGGACAGTGAAGAACTTTATTTAATTAATGGTTGGGGCGAGCCCTACTTCAGTATTAATGAGGCTGGGCATGTGACCGTTTCGCCCAGGGGCGATCGGGGTGGTTGTATAGATCTATTTGACTTAGTTAGTGATCTGCGGCAGCGGGGCTTACGGCTCCCCTTGTTATTGCGTTTTTCGGATATCCTTGCCGATCGAATTGAACGGCTGAATGCCTGTTTTGCCAGGGCGATCGCTCGCTACAACTATCAAGGTGTCTATCGCGGCGTTTATCCAGTCAAGGTTAATCAGCAAAAACATCTGGTGGCTGAACTAACTAAATTTGGGCAACCATTTCAATTTGGCCTGGAGGCAGGTTCCAAGCCAGAATTACTCATAGCGATCGCCACCCTCAAAACCCCTGGCGCATTGTTGATTTGTAATGGCTATAAAGACCGTGAGTATGTTGAAACAGCAATGCTGTCGCAAAGATTAGGCAAAAAGCCAATTATTGTATTAGAGCAGCTTGAAGAAGTAGACCTGGCGATCGCCGCCGCCCAAAAGCTAGGCATCAAACCTAATTTGGGTGTACGCGCCAAGCTTAGCTCCAAAGGTAGTGGTCGCTGGGCTGAATCCGCTGGCGATCGGGCAAAATTCGGTCTGCATATGTGGGAGATCTTGACAGTAGTTGAGAAATTAGCCGCCGCCGATCTACTCGATTCATTGCAACTGCTGCATTTTCATATTGGCTCCCAGATCAGCGCCATCTCCACAATCAAGGATGCCCTCCGCGAAGCGGCGCAAATCTATGTGCAATTGGCCAAAATTGGCGCAAACATGCAGTATATCGACGTGGGTGGTGGTCTAGCCGTAGATTATGACGGCACCAAAACCAACTCGGCCGCCTCTAAAAACTACAACATGCAGAATTATGCCTATGATGTGGTGGCAGAAATCAAAGAAGCCTGTGCCGAGGGTAAGGTGGAGCCACCGACGATCGTGAGTGAAAGTGGCCGCGCGATCGCCTCACACCAATCGATCTTAATTTTTGATGTACTGGGTACCAGCAGCAGACCCCAGGCAGGAATCGAACCACTCCAGCCCGGTGAACATTTGATTATTCGGAATTTATTTGAAACCCTGGAAAACATCAATGCCCAGAACTATCAAGAGGCTTATCACGATGCGATCCAGTTCAAGGGTGAAGCAGCTAGCCTGTTTGGGTTTGGTTATTTGGGTTTGCGCGAACGCGCCAGAGTAGAGCGGCTCTATTGGGAATGCTGCGATCGAATCTTAAAAATTGTGCGCCAGCAAGAACACGTACCCGACGAGCTAAGCGACCTGGAAATCAGCATGGCTCAGACCTATTACTGCAATTTATCGGTATTCCAGTCGATCCCAGATAATTGGGCGATCGGCCAGATGTTTCCGATTATGCCAATCCATCGCCTCAACCAGGAACCCAGCAATCGGGGCACGATCGCTGATCTGACCTGTGATAGTGATGGCCACATCAAGGAATTCATTGCCCGCTATAGCAGTAAAGAAATTTTGGAGTTGCACCCATTCGACAAAAACGATAACGATCCCTATATTTTGGGTTTATTTCTAGGGGGGGCTTATCAAGAGATCCTCGGCGATCTGCACAATCTCTTTGGGGATACCGACACGGTGCACATTCACATCACCCACCGGGGCTATAAGGTGGAGCATGTGGTCAAAGGGGACACCATGAATGAGGTGTTGGAATATGTGCAATATAGTCGTGGTGAACTGCTCGAAAGTATGCGCCGTGAGACAGAAGCAGCGTTGCAAGAGGATGCAATCACGATCGACGAGGCCAGGTTATTGCTCCAGAATTTTGAGCATAGTCTGGATGGCTATACCTACCTCAGTCCTACTTAG
- a CDS encoding DUF561 domain-containing protein, which produces MTRFNRLPQPLKRAFEHRKALKIISGLQNFDPQLVSNVAQAATLGGASFIDIAADANLIALAKQHGDLPVCVSAIEPEKLAAAIAAGADLVEIGNYDSFYQSGRIFSAATVIDLTNQTLALLPDTALSVTVPHTLPLDQQVALAEQLAALGVDIIQTEGGTSSAPVHGGTLGLIEKAAPTLAAASEISRAVNIPVLCASGISNVTAPMAIAAGAAGVGVGSAINQLQDPIAMVAAVRSLSESIDRAVVLR; this is translated from the coding sequence ATGACCAGATTTAATCGATTGCCCCAACCGCTGAAGCGAGCTTTTGAACACCGCAAGGCTCTAAAAATCATTAGTGGGCTGCAAAATTTTGATCCTCAGTTGGTTAGCAATGTGGCTCAGGCTGCTACCCTTGGTGGGGCCAGCTTTATTGATATTGCCGCTGATGCCAATTTGATCGCCCTGGCAAAACAACATGGCGATCTGCCCGTATGTGTTTCGGCGATCGAACCAGAAAAATTAGCGGCGGCGATCGCGGCTGGTGCTGATCTGGTGGAAATTGGTAACTATGACAGTTTCTATCAGTCTGGCCGCATTTTCAGCGCCGCAACCGTAATTGACTTAACCAACCAAACCCTTGCCTTGCTGCCGGATACTGCCCTATCGGTGACGGTGCCCCACACGCTGCCCCTGGATCAACAGGTGGCTTTGGCGGAGCAATTAGCAGCGCTGGGCGTTGATATTATTCAAACCGAAGGGGGCACTAGTAGCGCTCCGGTGCATGGTGGCACGCTGGGACTAATCGAGAAAGCTGCACCAACCCTGGCTGCTGCCTCTGAAATTAGCCGTGCCGTGAATATCCCTGTCCTCTGTGCCTCTGGTATTTCTAATGTGACTGCACCAATGGCGATCGCGGCTGGGGCTGCTGGTGTGGGTGTGGGCTCGGCGATCAATCAACTACAAGATCCGATCGCAATGGTGGCGGCGGTGCGTAGCCTGAGCGAGTCGATCGATCGGGCTGTGGTTCTACGCTAG